The Sediminicola sp. YIK13 genomic sequence CTGGGTTTGAGGTTCGAGATGTTCACTATACACATTACGGTAGACTTTGTCCAATTGAAACTCCAGAGGGACCAAACATTGGTTTGATTTCATCCTTGGCGGTATTCTCTAAGGTGAACCCAATGGGATTCTTGGAAACTCCTTACCGTAAAGTTGAAAATGGAAAGGTAAATACTAAGGAATTCGGTTATTTAAGTGCTGAAGAAGAAGAAGGAATGAAAATAGCCCAAGCTAACATTCCTTTGAAAGAAGATGGTACTATAGATATAGAAAAAGTAATCGTTAGGGAAGAAGGGGATTTCCCAGTTGTTGATCCGGGTGAAGTTAATTACACGGATGTAGCGCCTAACCAAATTGCGTCAATATCTGCTTCATTGATTCCTTTCTTGGAACATGATGATGCAAACCGTGCCCTGATGGGATCAAACATGATGCGTCAGGCCGTACCATTGTTAAAACCAGAATCTCCGATTGTTGGAACAGGATTGGAGCGTCAAGTAGCTTCAGATTCAAGAGTATTGATCAATGCGGAAGGAGATGGTGTTATAGAATATGTTGATGCTAAGAAAATAACCATTAAGTACGATAGGACAGACGCAGAACGTTCAGTAAGTTTTGAAGAGGATTCCAAGACGTATGAATTGGTGAAGTTTAGAAAGACCAACCAAGGAACAAGTATCAACCTTAAACCAATCGTAATAAAAGGCGATAGGGTTAAGAAAGGACAGGTTCTTTGTGAGGGCTATGCAACAGAAAGTGGTGAGCTTGCCTTGGGTAGAAACCTTAAAGTGGCTTTTATGCCATGGAAAGGGTACAACTTTGAGGATGCGATCGTAATTTCTGAAAAGGTAGTACGTGAAGATATCTTTACCTCTATCCATATAGATGAGTATTCATTGGAAGTAAGGGATACCAAATTGGGAGCTGAAGAGTTGACCAATGATATTCCAAACGTTTCCGAAGAGGCCACTAAGGATCTGGATGAGCACGGTATGATCCGTATTGGTGCAGAAGTTAAGCCTGGTGACATCTTAATTGGTAAGATTACTCCTAAAGGGGAATCTGATCCAACACCTGAAGAAAAACTATTACGCGCCATCTTTGGAGATAAGGCTGGCGATGTAAAAGATGCTTCCTTAAAAGCTTCACCTTCATTGAGAGGTGTGGTTATCGATAAGAAATTGTTCTCTCGTTCTATTAAAGATAAGCGCAAGCGTTCTGAAGATAAAGAGGCCATTTCTAAATTGGAGTTGGAATACGAAGTGAAATTCGAACAACTTAAGGATGTATTGGTAGAGAAATTGTTTGTGTTGATCAATGGTAAGACGTCACAAGGGGTATTGAACGATCTTGGGGAAGAAGTACTTCCAAAAGGTAAGAAATATACCATGAAGATGTTGAACTCTGTTGATGATTTCGCTCACTTGGTGGGAGGAAGCTGGACAACCGATAAGGATACCAACACATTGGTTGCTGATCTTTTGCACAACTATAAGATTAAATTAAACGATCTTCAAGGTAACTTGAGGAGGGACAAGTTTACGATCTCCGTAGGTGATGAATTGCCTGCAGGTATCATGAAATTGGCCAAAGTTTATATTGCGAAAAAACGTAAGCTAAAGGTTGGTGATAAAATGGCGGGTCGTCACGGTAACAAAGGTATTGTTGCCCGAATCGTTCGTCATGAGGATATGCCGTTCTTGGAGGATGGAACACCTGTGGATATCGTATTGAATCCACTTGGGGTACCTTCTCGTATGAACATCGGACAGATCTATGAAACGGTTCTTGGATGGGCTGGTCTTAAATTGGGCAAGAAATATGCTACTCCAATTTTTGATGGGGCTACCATTGACCAGATCAATGAATTTACAGATGAGGCCGGAATCCCGAGATTTGGACATACTTACCTTTATGATGGTGGAACTGGACAGCGTTTTGATCAACCAGCAACTGTTGGGGTGATCTATATGTTGAAACTAGGACACATGGTAGATGATAAGATGCATGCCAGATCTATAGGACC encodes the following:
- the rpoB gene encoding DNA-directed RNA polymerase subunit beta codes for the protein MFTKQTERISFASAKNIPDYPDFLDIQIKSFQDFFQLETKSDERGNEGLYNTFMENFPITDTRNQFVLEFLDYFIDPPRYSIQECIERGLTYSVPLKARLKLYCTDPEHEDFETIVQDVYLGTIPYMTPSGTFVINGAERVVVSQLHRSPGVFFGQSFHANGTKLYSARVIPFKGSWIEFATDINGVMYAYIDRKKKLPVTTLFRAIGFERDKDILEIFDLSEEVKVSNTGLKKVLGRKLAARVLNTWHEDFVDEDTGEVVSIERNEIILDRDTILEKDHINDIIEADVKTILLHKENNAQSDYAIIHNTLQKDPTNSEKEAVEHIYRQLRNAEPPDEETARGIIDKLFFSDQRYNLGEVGRYRMNKKLGLDIGMDKQVLTKEDIITIIKYLIELINSKAEIDDIDHLSNRRVRTVGEQLSQQFGVGLSRMARTIRERMNVRDNEVFTPIDLINAKTLSSVINSFFGTNQLSQFMDQTNPLAEITHKRRLSALGPGGLSRERAGFEVRDVHYTHYGRLCPIETPEGPNIGLISSLAVFSKVNPMGFLETPYRKVENGKVNTKEFGYLSAEEEEGMKIAQANIPLKEDGTIDIEKVIVREEGDFPVVDPGEVNYTDVAPNQIASISASLIPFLEHDDANRALMGSNMMRQAVPLLKPESPIVGTGLERQVASDSRVLINAEGDGVIEYVDAKKITIKYDRTDAERSVSFEEDSKTYELVKFRKTNQGTSINLKPIVIKGDRVKKGQVLCEGYATESGELALGRNLKVAFMPWKGYNFEDAIVISEKVVREDIFTSIHIDEYSLEVRDTKLGAEELTNDIPNVSEEATKDLDEHGMIRIGAEVKPGDILIGKITPKGESDPTPEEKLLRAIFGDKAGDVKDASLKASPSLRGVVIDKKLFSRSIKDKRKRSEDKEAISKLELEYEVKFEQLKDVLVEKLFVLINGKTSQGVLNDLGEEVLPKGKKYTMKMLNSVDDFAHLVGGSWTTDKDTNTLVADLLHNYKIKLNDLQGNLRRDKFTISVGDELPAGIMKLAKVYIAKKRKLKVGDKMAGRHGNKGIVARIVRHEDMPFLEDGTPVDIVLNPLGVPSRMNIGQIYETVLGWAGLKLGKKYATPIFDGATIDQINEFTDEAGIPRFGHTYLYDGGTGQRFDQPATVGVIYMLKLGHMVDDKMHARSIGPYSLITQQPLGGKAQFGGQRFGEMEVWALEAYGASATLREILTVKSDDVIGRAKTYEAIVKGETMPEPGLPESFNVLMHELKGLGLDIRLEE